Proteins encoded by one window of Micromonospora coxensis:
- a CDS encoding class I SAM-dependent DNA methyltransferase, producing the protein MTATDFLTTTRASYDTMATDYTDFVAGELAVRPLERALLAAFAETVRAGGGGPVLEVGCGNGRITRHLGDLGLDIGGVDLSPGMIAEARRLHPDLRFTVGSMLDLDQPDGSLAGLVAWYSVIHLPDDRLPEALAGFHRVLAPGGQALLAFQVGDEPVHRTDAWGHEVDLVFHRRRPERVAALLEAAGLQVRVRACREPEQWQGRPEPTPQAFLMARRPG; encoded by the coding sequence GTGACCGCAACGGACTTCCTCACCACCACCCGCGCCTCGTACGACACGATGGCGACCGACTACACCGACTTCGTCGCCGGCGAACTGGCGGTCCGGCCGCTGGAGCGCGCCCTGCTCGCCGCCTTCGCCGAGACCGTGCGCGCCGGCGGCGGCGGACCGGTGCTGGAGGTGGGCTGCGGCAACGGCCGGATCACCCGGCACCTGGGCGACCTCGGCCTCGACATCGGCGGGGTCGACCTGTCGCCCGGCATGATCGCCGAGGCCCGCCGGCTCCACCCCGACCTGCGCTTCACCGTGGGCTCGATGCTGGACCTCGACCAGCCCGACGGCAGCCTCGCCGGGCTGGTCGCCTGGTACTCGGTCATCCACCTGCCCGACGACCGGCTGCCCGAGGCGCTCGCCGGGTTCCACCGGGTCCTCGCCCCCGGCGGGCAGGCGCTGCTCGCCTTCCAGGTCGGCGACGAGCCGGTGCACCGCACCGACGCCTGGGGCCACGAGGTCGACCTCGTCTTCCACCGCCGCCGCCCCGAGCGGGTCGCCGCCCTGCTGGAGGCCGCCGGGCTGCAGGTGCGGGTCCGGGCGTGCCGGGAGCCCGAGCAGTGGCAGGGACGCCCGGAGCCGACCCCGCAGGCGTTCCTGATGGCCCGCCGGCCCGGGTGA
- a CDS encoding S8 family serine peptidase — protein MSLRTPMHLAVALATATVLLPTAPAAARPAAPPPAGGAVTSFLVGAHAPSDARTARAADPARLTDDLAAVGRDTGARLTVTRILATGDLLVRADRPLPAGTTRAVLDRLRQRADVAWARPEARVRPAVTEAPNDTRWSDQWDLHDPLGGVYAEPAWATGADGSGITVAVLDTGVTAHQDLAANLVPGYDFVSDPADARDGDGRDPDATDQGDWEEPGDCGDTFQPSSWHGTHVAGTIAARRGDGAGVAGLAPGARIQPVRVLGRCGGTTADMVDAIVWASGGAVPGVPANPTPARVLNLSLGASVSCDPATQAAVDQAVARGVTVVVSAGNSGADAAHYSPAGCAGVVTVAASTITGEPAPYSNHGAAVEITAPGGDRSRGVLSTVNTGRTVAEGDGWAEYTGTSMAAPHVAAAAALLLDRRPDLTPAELTALLRGTARPTAYPQECGCGSGVLDVDLALRAATGHPGDTTRLVLSAGARPGEPLIDERGVHLAGTLSRLGAGLPDWDPAGLRMRRVDPPTGPYRLVLTVPAGTELEYKYTLGDWEHVEQAYTDSDAGCFDIDNRRLTVAGAGTVQTVRDRTVGFRGVWPCDR, from the coding sequence GTGTCCCTCCGTACCCCGATGCACCTGGCGGTGGCGCTCGCGACCGCCACCGTCCTGCTGCCCACGGCGCCCGCCGCGGCGCGGCCCGCCGCGCCGCCGCCGGCCGGCGGCGCCGTCACCTCGTTCCTGGTCGGCGCCCACGCCCCGTCCGACGCCCGGACCGCCCGCGCGGCCGACCCCGCCCGGCTCACCGACGACCTCGCCGCGGTCGGCCGCGACACCGGGGCCCGCCTGACCGTCACCCGCATCCTGGCCACCGGCGACCTGCTGGTACGCGCCGACCGGCCGCTGCCGGCCGGCACCACCCGCGCCGTGCTCGACCGGCTGCGCCAGCGCGCCGACGTGGCCTGGGCCCGCCCCGAGGCCCGGGTACGTCCCGCCGTCACCGAGGCCCCAAACGACACCCGCTGGAGCGACCAGTGGGACCTGCACGACCCCCTCGGCGGCGTCTATGCCGAACCGGCCTGGGCCACCGGCGCCGACGGCTCCGGGATCACCGTCGCGGTCCTGGACACCGGCGTCACCGCGCACCAGGACCTGGCCGCCAACCTGGTGCCCGGCTACGACTTCGTCAGCGACCCGGCCGACGCCCGCGACGGTGACGGCCGTGACCCGGACGCCACCGACCAGGGCGACTGGGAGGAGCCCGGCGACTGCGGCGACACCTTCCAGCCGAGCAGCTGGCACGGCACCCACGTGGCCGGCACGATCGCCGCGCGCCGTGGCGACGGCGCCGGGGTGGCCGGACTCGCCCCGGGGGCCCGGATCCAGCCGGTGCGGGTGCTCGGCCGCTGCGGCGGCACCACCGCCGACATGGTCGACGCGATCGTCTGGGCCTCCGGCGGCGCGGTGCCCGGGGTGCCGGCCAACCCCACCCCGGCCCGGGTGCTCAACCTCAGCCTCGGCGCGTCGGTGAGCTGCGACCCGGCCACCCAGGCCGCCGTCGACCAGGCGGTCGCCCGGGGCGTGACCGTGGTGGTCTCGGCCGGCAACTCCGGGGCCGACGCGGCGCACTACTCCCCGGCCGGCTGCGCCGGCGTGGTCACCGTCGCGGCCAGCACGATCACCGGCGAACCGGCCCCCTACTCCAACCACGGCGCCGCCGTGGAGATCACCGCGCCCGGCGGCGACCGGAGCCGTGGGGTGCTCTCCACGGTGAACACCGGGCGCACCGTCGCCGAGGGCGACGGCTGGGCCGAGTACACCGGCACCAGCATGGCCGCGCCGCACGTCGCCGCCGCGGCGGCGCTGCTGCTCGACCGTCGCCCCGACCTGACCCCCGCCGAGCTCACCGCGCTGCTGCGCGGCACCGCCCGGCCGACCGCGTACCCGCAGGAGTGCGGCTGCGGCAGCGGCGTGCTCGACGTCGACCTCGCGCTGCGCGCCGCCACCGGCCACCCCGGCGACACCACCCGGCTGGTCCTCTCGGCCGGGGCGCGACCGGGCGAGCCGCTGATCGACGAGCGCGGCGTGCACCTCGCCGGCACGCTCAGCCGGCTCGGCGCCGGCCTGCCCGACTGGGATCCCGCCGGGCTGCGGATGCGGCGGGTCGACCCGCCCACCGGGCCGTACCGGCTGGTGCTGACCGTGCCCGCCGGCACCGAGCTGGAGTACAAGTACACGCTCGGCGACTGGGAGCACGTCGAGCAGGCGTACACCGACAGCGACGCCGGCTGCTTCGACATCGACAACCGTCGCCTCACCGTGGCCGGCGCCGGCACCGTGCAGACCGTGCGCGACCGGACCGTCGGCTTCCGGGGCGTGTGGCCGTGCGACCGCTGA
- the smpB gene encoding SsrA-binding protein SmpB, whose amino-acid sequence MARETGRTLIASNKKARHDYTVLKTYEAGIVLAGTEVKSLREGRVSLVDAFAQERDGEIMLYGLHIAEYGFGTWTNHQPRRTRKLLLHRVEIARILEKLRDGGVTLVPLSMYFSNGWAKVELALARGRKSYDKRQALAERDANREIARELGRRLKGRRPA is encoded by the coding sequence GTGGCCAGGGAGACCGGGCGCACACTCATCGCCTCCAACAAGAAGGCCCGGCACGACTACACCGTGCTGAAGACCTACGAGGCCGGGATCGTGCTGGCCGGCACCGAGGTGAAGTCGCTGCGCGAGGGGCGGGTGTCGCTGGTCGACGCGTTCGCCCAGGAGCGCGACGGCGAGATCATGCTCTACGGCCTGCACATCGCCGAGTACGGCTTCGGCACCTGGACCAACCACCAGCCCCGGCGCACCCGCAAGCTGCTGCTGCACCGGGTGGAGATCGCCCGGATCCTGGAGAAGTTGCGTGACGGCGGCGTGACGCTGGTGCCGCTGTCGATGTACTTCAGCAACGGCTGGGCCAAGGTCGAGCTGGCCCTGGCCCGGGGCAGGAAGTCGTACGACAAGCGGCAGGCGCTCGCCGAGCGCGACGCCAACCGGGAGATCGCCCGTGAGCTGGGCCGCCGGCTCAAGGGCCGCCGCCCCGCCTGA
- a CDS encoding winged helix-turn-helix domain-containing protein, which yields MTEDESTLHLSDPRAMRALAHPTRLRLLGELRVRGPQSVGMLSEIVDEAVGSVSYHLGKLAEHGFVREAPEHARNRRERWWRAAHTRTNWEPVEMLADPERKLASDLLRRATLQRYVDRYQAYLEAEATFEPEWVRGTTSSDQFMHLTPDELRELRAELMELGARWRARSNPDRPDARTVTLIWQAYRGPQ from the coding sequence ATGACCGAGGACGAGTCGACCCTGCACCTCAGCGACCCCCGGGCGATGCGCGCCCTCGCCCACCCCACCCGGCTGCGGCTCCTCGGCGAGCTGCGCGTACGCGGGCCGCAGAGCGTCGGCATGCTCAGCGAGATCGTCGACGAGGCGGTCGGCTCGGTCAGCTACCACCTGGGCAAGCTCGCCGAGCACGGCTTCGTCCGGGAGGCCCCCGAACACGCGCGCAACCGCCGCGAACGCTGGTGGCGGGCCGCGCACACGCGCACCAACTGGGAACCGGTCGAGATGCTGGCCGACCCGGAGCGCAAGCTCGCCTCCGACCTGCTGCGCCGCGCCACCCTCCAGCGCTACGTGGACCGCTACCAGGCGTACCTGGAGGCCGAGGCGACCTTCGAACCGGAATGGGTGCGCGGCACCACCAGCAGCGACCAGTTCATGCACCTCACCCCCGACGAGCTGCGTGAACTGCGTGCCGAACTGATGGAGCTGGGCGCCCGCTGGCGCGCCCGCAGCAACCCCGACCGGCCCGACGCGCGCACCGTCACGCTGATCTGGCAGGCGTACCGGGGGCCGCAGTGA
- a CDS encoding MFS transporter codes for MSAAPRRWTPLAGLLAGHTVSLTGNMLTYIALPLYVLAETGSATATGLTAAFAIAPVVLGGALGGVLVDRIGYRRASVLADLVSCLTIAAVPLLDATVGLPFWALLGLVFLSGLLDTPGQTARNALLPEAAAAAGVPIERAVGWYEATERGSRLLGAPLAGLLVATLGALPVLALDAVTFAISAVLVATLVPRDMRPAGTATEPSAGYWRDFDVGLRFLLHEPLLRAVVLLVLVTNFFDATKSNVLLPLVAERDLGGATAFGLLVGAMGGGALAGSLLFSAVGHRLPRRATFVTAFAIAGPAPFWALAAAPPLPVVVAVFAVAGFAAGAINPLIGAVKLERIPGHMRARVYGVVGAGAWAAMPVGALLAGLAADRFGTTTTLLCVSAGYLLVSLVPLLGGPWRTMRRPATPPAQPATPPAQPAGPPAVARANDGTPGRR; via the coding sequence GTGAGCGCCGCGCCACGCCGGTGGACGCCACTGGCCGGCCTGCTGGCCGGACACACCGTCTCGCTCACCGGCAACATGCTCACCTACATCGCGCTGCCGCTGTACGTGCTGGCCGAGACCGGCTCGGCGACCGCCACCGGCCTGACCGCCGCGTTCGCCATCGCCCCCGTGGTGCTCGGCGGAGCCCTCGGCGGGGTGCTCGTCGACCGGATCGGCTACCGACGGGCCAGCGTCCTGGCCGACCTGGTCTCCTGCCTGACCATCGCCGCCGTTCCCCTGCTCGACGCCACGGTCGGCCTGCCGTTCTGGGCGCTGCTCGGCCTGGTCTTCCTCAGCGGCCTGCTCGACACCCCCGGCCAGACCGCGCGCAACGCGCTGCTGCCGGAGGCCGCCGCGGCGGCGGGGGTGCCGATCGAGCGGGCGGTCGGCTGGTACGAGGCGACCGAGCGGGGCTCCCGACTGCTCGGCGCGCCCCTGGCCGGCCTGCTCGTCGCCACCCTCGGGGCGCTGCCGGTGCTGGCGCTGGACGCGGTGACCTTCGCAATCTCCGCCGTGCTGGTCGCCACGCTGGTGCCCCGCGACATGCGGCCCGCCGGCACCGCCACGGAGCCCTCCGCCGGCTACTGGCGCGACTTCGACGTCGGGCTGCGGTTCCTGCTCCATGAGCCGCTGCTGCGCGCCGTGGTGCTGCTGGTGCTGGTCACCAACTTCTTCGACGCCACCAAGAGCAACGTGCTGCTGCCGCTGGTCGCCGAGCGGGACCTCGGCGGGGCGACCGCGTTCGGCCTGCTCGTCGGCGCGATGGGCGGCGGCGCCCTGGCCGGCTCGCTGCTGTTCAGCGCCGTCGGGCACCGGCTGCCTCGCCGGGCCACCTTCGTCACCGCGTTCGCGATCGCCGGCCCCGCACCCTTCTGGGCCCTCGCCGCCGCTCCCCCGCTGCCGGTGGTGGTCGCCGTCTTCGCCGTCGCCGGATTCGCCGCCGGCGCGATCAACCCGCTGATCGGCGCGGTGAAGCTGGAGCGGATCCCGGGGCACATGCGCGCCCGGGTGTACGGCGTCGTCGGCGCCGGGGCCTGGGCGGCCATGCCGGTGGGCGCGCTCCTCGCCGGCCTGGCCGCCGACCGGTTCGGCACCACCACCACCCTGCTCTGCGTCAGCGCCGGCTACCTCCTGGTGTCACTGGTCCCGCTGCTGGGCGGGCCGTGGCGCACCATGCGCCGGCCCGCCACCCCACCCGCACAGCCCGCCACCCCACCCGCACAGCCCGCCGGCCCACCGGCCGTCGCCCGCGCCAACGACGGAACGCCCGGCCGCCGATAG
- a CDS encoding MEDS domain-containing protein produces MTSGATASGRPGHACWSYDDPAIFEARAREFLLAGLAAGDRVCYVSPEPVPLVVERWSSTPRLREALHSGAAEIASAEHMYGDGILAHDAQLASYTTTIEAALADGYAGWRIAADATSLVSDPQRREAFARYEHLVDRFMRTRQMSAVCGYDRSRLGGPVIEELACLHPTSDPGASLFHLYAGDGGLVLDGELDSSNQDVFATALRRTDSGTPGDLLIDAADLRFVDYRSLVHLHRHAARRHGEVVLRTDLGPASRLVALLGLTRVRVEAAG; encoded by the coding sequence GTGACCAGCGGAGCGACGGCTTCCGGGCGTCCCGGTCACGCCTGCTGGAGCTACGACGATCCGGCCATCTTCGAGGCGCGGGCCCGCGAGTTCCTGCTCGCCGGCCTGGCCGCCGGTGACCGCGTCTGCTACGTCAGCCCCGAACCGGTGCCGCTGGTCGTGGAGCGGTGGAGCAGCACACCCCGGCTGCGCGAGGCGCTGCACAGCGGTGCGGCGGAGATCGCCTCCGCGGAGCACATGTACGGCGACGGCATCCTAGCCCACGACGCCCAACTGGCCTCCTACACCACGACGATCGAGGCGGCGCTCGCCGACGGGTACGCCGGCTGGCGGATCGCTGCCGACGCCACCTCCCTGGTGAGCGACCCGCAGCGGCGGGAGGCGTTCGCCCGCTACGAGCACCTCGTGGACCGGTTCATGCGCACCCGGCAGATGTCGGCCGTCTGCGGCTACGACCGCAGCCGCCTCGGCGGGCCGGTCATCGAGGAACTGGCCTGCCTGCACCCGACGTCCGACCCGGGGGCCAGCCTGTTCCACCTGTACGCCGGTGACGGCGGCCTGGTCCTCGACGGCGAGTTGGACTCCTCGAACCAGGACGTGTTCGCCACCGCCCTGCGGCGCACCGACTCCGGCACCCCCGGCGACCTGCTGATCGACGCCGCCGACCTGCGCTTCGTCGACTACCGCAGCCTGGTGCACCTGCACCGGCACGCCGCGCGCCGACACGGCGAGGTGGTGCTGCGCACCGACCTGGGGCCCGCGTCCCGACTTGTCGCGCTGCTCGGGCTGACCCGGGTGCGGGTGGAGGCGGCCGGATGA
- a CDS encoding anti-sigma factor RsbA family regulatory protein — translation MRTGAAAGHRGYYHEALLYDCDEALLAAVLPFLRDGVAAGEPSLVSLGDRNTALVRSALPAGFGVTFLDGGGVYARPAVALRAYRRLLADEVAAGAAQIRIVGELPPVAFGRSWDWWARYESAINHAFDEFPLWSMCPYDTRTTPPEILADVARTHPRTATADGRHLPNETYTEPATYLRQRREVPPDPLQRGAPLIELDDPTPAVARAAVYAVATAHLSADEVDDLSVAVSEAVTNALRHGLPPVRFRLWAGDGRAVVTVSDAGTGPSDPYAGLLPTPGATSGGLGLWITHQSCDHVAMQPGPDGFTLRLTTGDPNVAG, via the coding sequence ATGAGGACGGGCGCCGCCGCCGGACACCGCGGCTACTACCACGAGGCCCTGCTCTACGACTGTGACGAGGCGCTGCTCGCCGCCGTCCTGCCCTTCCTGCGCGACGGGGTCGCGGCCGGTGAGCCGTCCCTGGTGTCGTTGGGCGATCGCAACACCGCCCTGGTCCGCTCGGCGCTGCCCGCCGGATTTGGGGTGACGTTCCTCGACGGCGGGGGCGTCTACGCGCGCCCCGCCGTCGCGCTGCGGGCGTACCGCCGGCTGCTGGCCGACGAGGTCGCCGCGGGGGCGGCGCAGATCCGGATCGTCGGCGAGCTGCCACCGGTGGCGTTCGGCCGCTCCTGGGACTGGTGGGCGCGCTACGAGTCGGCCATAAACCACGCGTTCGACGAGTTCCCGCTGTGGAGCATGTGCCCGTACGACACCCGGACCACGCCGCCGGAGATCCTCGCCGACGTCGCCCGCACCCACCCGCGTACCGCCACGGCCGACGGTCGGCACCTGCCCAACGAGACCTACACCGAGCCGGCGACCTACCTGCGCCAACGCCGGGAGGTGCCGCCCGATCCGTTGCAGCGCGGCGCGCCGCTGATCGAGCTGGACGATCCGACGCCGGCCGTCGCCCGGGCGGCGGTGTACGCCGTCGCCACCGCGCACCTGTCCGCTGACGAGGTGGACGACCTGTCGGTGGCGGTCAGCGAGGCGGTGACCAACGCGCTGCGGCACGGCCTGCCGCCGGTGCGGTTCCGGCTCTGGGCCGGCGACGGACGTGCGGTGGTGACCGTCAGCGACGCCGGCACGGGGCCGTCGGACCCGTACGCCGGCCTGCTGCCGACGCCGGGCGCCACCTCCGGTGGGCTGGGGCTGTGGATCACCCACCAGTCCTGTGACCACGTGGCGATGCAGCCCGGGCCGGACGGCTTCACGCTGCGGCTGACCACCGGCGACCCGAACGTCGCCGGCTGA
- a CDS encoding M28 family peptidase, giving the protein MRLRTPTTGLALAVLAAATLTLAAPPATAIRPTAAAPVAALAAPDISVTNVQAHLSQFQSIATNNGGNRRAGSAGYTASVSYVKSKLQAAGYTVTEQVCTSCVYRSNNLIAEWPQGPADQVVMFGAHLDSVSAGPGVNDNGSGSASLLENALVLASQNPTMTKRVRFAWWTDEEQGLNGSEFYVNSLTATQRGHIKGYYNFDMVSSTNGGYFINRLTSTTAAPLKAYWDSLGLQPEENVEGQGRSDDYPFQQAGIPTSGYATGASARKTSTQAAKWGGTSGSAYDPCYHRACDTTSNISATHLNRSADGVAYAIWQLAVGTGTPTNDFSVAVGPTSGSLARGGSTTATVSTATTSGSAQTVALSASGAPAGVTVSFSPSSVTSGGSATMTVSASSTATTGTFAITVTGTGSVTRTATYTLTVTGAGGCTGGQVIGNSSFESGTTPWTASSGVITNSASQPARTGSYKAWLDGYGSTHTDTLSQSVSVPAGCSTYTLGFYLHIDTAETTTGTAYDKLTVQFGSTTLATYSNLNAASGYQLRSFNVAGYAGQTVTLKFTGTEDASLQTSFVVDDVTLQAS; this is encoded by the coding sequence ATGAGACTGAGAACGCCGACCACGGGCCTCGCGCTCGCCGTCCTCGCCGCGGCGACGTTGACCCTGGCCGCGCCACCGGCCACGGCGATCCGGCCGACCGCCGCCGCCCCCGTGGCCGCGCTCGCGGCGCCGGACATCTCGGTGACCAACGTCCAGGCCCACCTGTCCCAGTTCCAGAGCATCGCCACCAACAACGGCGGCAACCGCCGGGCCGGCTCGGCCGGCTACACGGCCTCGGTCAGCTACGTCAAGTCCAAGCTCCAGGCCGCCGGGTACACGGTCACCGAGCAGGTCTGCACGAGCTGCGTGTACCGGTCGAACAACCTCATCGCCGAGTGGCCGCAGGGCCCCGCCGACCAGGTCGTCATGTTCGGCGCGCACCTCGACAGCGTCTCCGCCGGCCCGGGCGTCAACGACAACGGCTCCGGCTCGGCCAGCCTGCTGGAGAACGCCCTCGTCCTGGCCAGCCAGAACCCGACGATGACCAAGCGGGTCCGGTTCGCCTGGTGGACCGACGAGGAGCAGGGCCTCAACGGCTCGGAGTTCTACGTCAACTCGCTGACCGCGACCCAGCGCGGTCACATCAAGGGCTACTACAACTTCGACATGGTCTCCTCGACCAACGGTGGCTACTTCATCAACCGGCTCACCTCCACCACCGCCGCGCCGCTGAAGGCGTACTGGGACTCGCTGGGTCTGCAGCCCGAGGAGAACGTCGAGGGCCAGGGGCGCTCGGACGACTACCCCTTCCAGCAGGCCGGCATCCCCACCTCCGGGTACGCCACCGGGGCCAGCGCCCGCAAGACGAGCACCCAGGCCGCCAAGTGGGGCGGCACCTCCGGCTCCGCGTACGACCCGTGCTACCACCGGGCCTGCGACACGACCAGCAACATCAGCGCCACCCACCTCAACCGCAGCGCCGACGGCGTGGCGTACGCGATCTGGCAGCTCGCGGTCGGCACCGGCACCCCGACCAACGACTTCTCCGTCGCGGTCGGCCCGACCTCCGGCAGCCTGGCCCGGGGCGGGTCCACCACGGCCACGGTCAGCACCGCCACCACCAGTGGCAGCGCGCAGACGGTGGCGCTGTCGGCCTCCGGGGCGCCGGCCGGGGTCACGGTGTCGTTCAGCCCGTCGTCGGTCACCTCCGGCGGCTCGGCGACCATGACGGTCAGCGCCTCGTCGACCGCCACCACCGGCACCTTCGCCATCACGGTCACCGGCACCGGCTCGGTGACGCGCACCGCCACCTACACCCTCACCGTGACCGGCGCCGGTGGTTGCACCGGCGGTCAGGTCATCGGCAACAGCAGCTTCGAGTCCGGCACCACCCCGTGGACCGCCTCCTCGGGCGTGATCACCAACTCGGCCAGCCAGCCGGCCCGCACCGGCTCGTACAAGGCGTGGCTCGACGGGTACGGCAGCACCCACACCGACACGCTGTCGCAGTCGGTGAGCGTGCCGGCCGGGTGCTCGACGTACACGCTCGGCTTCTACCTGCACATCGACACCGCCGAGACCACCACCGGCACCGCGTACGACAAGCTGACCGTGCAGTTCGGCAGCACCACCCTGGCCACGTACTCCAACCTCAACGCGGCCAGCGGCTACCAGCTGCGCTCGTTCAACGTGGCCGGGTACGCCGGGCAGACCGTCACCCTGAAGTTCACCGGGACCGAGGACGCGTCCCTGCAGACCAGCTTCGTCGTCGACGACGTGACCCTGCAGGCGAGCTGA
- a CDS encoding biliverdin-producing heme oxygenase, with the protein MPAPPDLLADLRAGTRQQHHRVERVLRLPGRIRSRDDLRATLTAMLAGWQPVEQALAATDWTPLGLPADLGTAVDLIHDDLRTLAAADPPPATVGAPEIRYDTLARAVGGRYVLLGSAAGGRIIAPVVQRRVGPEGTRFLRRDGREPDRDWASFGAAVRAHPWHARQHSEAVDAARQTFDLIATAAARLLDPR; encoded by the coding sequence ATGCCAGCCCCGCCCGACCTCCTCGCCGACCTGCGCGCCGGGACCCGCCAGCAGCACCACCGGGTGGAGCGCGTCCTGCGGCTGCCCGGCCGGATCAGGTCCCGCGACGACCTGAGGGCCACCCTCACGGCGATGCTCGCCGGCTGGCAGCCGGTGGAGCAGGCGCTGGCCGCCACCGACTGGACCCCGCTGGGGCTCCCCGCCGACCTGGGCACGGCGGTCGACCTGATCCACGACGACCTGCGTACCCTCGCGGCGGCCGACCCGCCGCCGGCGACCGTCGGAGCGCCGGAGATCCGCTACGACACCCTGGCCCGCGCCGTCGGCGGCCGGTACGTGCTGCTCGGCAGCGCGGCGGGAGGCCGGATCATCGCCCCCGTCGTGCAGCGTCGGGTCGGGCCCGAGGGCACCCGGTTCCTGCGCCGCGACGGCCGGGAGCCCGACCGGGACTGGGCGTCGTTCGGCGCCGCGGTGCGGGCGCACCCGTGGCACGCCCGGCAGCACTCCGAGGCGGTCGACGCGGCCCGGCAGACCTTCGACCTGATCGCCACCGCCGCCGCCCGGCTGCTCGACCCCCGCTGA
- a CDS encoding ABC transporter substrate-binding protein: MRLVSLLPSATEIVYALGLGDDLVGVTFECELPPADRADRTVVVGGADTRGMTPGEIDAYVRGRLAAGEDLYTLHADALAGLDPDLILTQDLCRVCALPSGHVSDALDHLGCRADVLSLDPYTLDEVWQSILAVGAAAGVPDRAKALVGGLRDRLAAVAAAVAGRPRPRVAVVEWTDPPFTAGHWIPDLVHAAGGEPVATRPGARSVQVDWSELRDAAPDVVLVTPCGFHLDGAVAQARAVAPHFPGTPVWAVDADALVVRPGPRLADGVEAIAAVLHPRAVPAPPADAVARVA, encoded by the coding sequence ATGCGCCTGGTGTCCCTGCTGCCCTCCGCGACGGAGATCGTCTACGCCCTCGGCCTCGGCGACGATCTGGTCGGGGTCACCTTCGAGTGCGAGCTGCCGCCGGCCGACCGGGCCGACCGGACGGTGGTGGTCGGCGGCGCCGACACCCGGGGCATGACGCCCGGGGAGATCGACGCGTACGTGCGGGGCCGGCTCGCGGCCGGCGAGGACCTCTACACCCTGCACGCCGACGCGCTCGCCGGGCTGGACCCCGACCTGATCCTCACCCAGGACCTGTGCCGGGTCTGCGCGCTGCCGTCCGGGCACGTCTCCGACGCCCTGGACCATCTCGGCTGCCGCGCCGACGTGCTCTCCCTCGACCCGTACACCCTCGACGAGGTGTGGCAGAGCATCCTCGCCGTGGGCGCCGCGGCGGGCGTACCCGATCGGGCGAAGGCCCTGGTCGGCGGCCTGCGGGACCGGCTCGCGGCGGTCGCGGCGGCGGTCGCCGGCCGCCCCCGGCCCCGGGTCGCCGTGGTGGAGTGGACCGACCCACCGTTCACCGCCGGGCACTGGATCCCCGATTTGGTCCACGCCGCCGGCGGCGAGCCGGTGGCCACCCGCCCCGGCGCCCGGTCGGTGCAGGTCGACTGGTCCGAGCTGCGCGACGCGGCCCCGGACGTCGTGCTGGTCACCCCGTGCGGCTTCCACCTCGACGGCGCCGTGGCGCAGGCCCGGGCCGTGGCCCCGCACTTCCCGGGCACGCCGGTCTGGGCCGTCGATGCCGACGCGCTGGTGGTGCGCCCCGGCCCCCGCCTGGCCGACGGCGTCGAGGCGATCGCGGCCGTGCTGCACCCGCGGGCCGTGCCCGCGCCGCCGGCCGACGCGGTCGCCCGGGTCGCCTGA
- a CDS encoding response regulator transcription factor produces the protein MEGRVLLVEDDASIREVTALGLRRAGFRVATAVDGRAALAAWRSQPVDLVVLDVMLPGLDGLEVCREIRRTSAVPILMLTARTDTLDVVVGLECGADDYLRKPFDMPELVARVRAGLRRAAAVVEEGTLTVGGLEIDPARFVARKAGRELSLTATEFRLLLELARRPGQVFTRDLLLDRVWNHSHLGDSRLVDVAVQRLRAKVEDDPAAPRLIRTVRGVGYKLATS, from the coding sequence ATGGAGGGCCGGGTGCTGCTCGTGGAGGACGATGCCTCCATCCGGGAGGTCACCGCCCTCGGTCTGCGGCGGGCCGGCTTCCGGGTCGCCACCGCCGTGGACGGCCGGGCCGCGCTGGCCGCCTGGCGGTCCCAGCCGGTCGACCTCGTCGTCCTGGACGTGATGCTGCCCGGCCTCGACGGCCTGGAGGTCTGCCGGGAGATCCGGCGCACCAGCGCCGTGCCGATCCTGATGCTCACCGCCCGCACCGACACTCTCGACGTGGTCGTCGGCCTGGAGTGCGGCGCGGACGACTACCTGCGCAAACCGTTCGACATGCCGGAACTCGTGGCACGGGTCCGCGCCGGGCTGCGCCGCGCCGCCGCCGTGGTGGAGGAGGGCACCCTCACCGTCGGCGGGCTGGAGATCGACCCGGCCCGCTTCGTCGCCCGCAAGGCCGGCCGGGAACTGTCGCTCACCGCCACCGAGTTCCGGCTGCTGCTCGAGCTGGCCCGCCGGCCCGGGCAGGTGTTCACCCGGGACCTGCTGCTCGACCGGGTGTGGAACCACTCCCACCTCGGCGACTCCCGACTGGTCGACGTGGCGGTGCAGCGGCTGCGCGCCAAGGTCGAGGACGATCCCGCCGCGCCCCGGCTGATCCGCACCGTACGCGGAGTCGGCTACAAACTCGCCACCAGCTGA